From the genome of Pseudomonas sp. FP453:
CCACCTCAATCTGCGCCTGCTGCTGGCGCTGCTGATTGCCGCCGCGGTGTATGCGGTGCCCTTCGTGTTGTCGCACTTCTACGGCACACCGACCTACGGCCAAAGCGGCCTGGCCCTGGTGTTCCGGGAAAACGTGGTGCGCTTCTTCGACCCTTTCGACCATATGGGGCCGATCTACACCTACCTGATCTACCTGCCCGCCTACACCCTGCCATGGACGCCCTGCTGGTTGCTCGGCCTGTGGCTGGCCGTGCGTCACTGGCGCCCCACGCCACCCAACGTGCGCTGGCTGGTGTGGGGCCTGGGCCTGCTGTTTGTGTTCTTCACCGCCAGTGGCAGCCGACGCAGCTACTACGTGCTGCCCCTGGTGCCCTTTGCCCAACTGCTCGGCGCCTGGTGGCTGCACGAATACCTGCTGAAAAAACCCGCCGCACGCCCGCGCTGGCGCATAGGTTTCGCCCTCGCCGCCAGCCTGTTGCTGCTGATACTCGGCGTGGCCTATCCCTGGACCAACGGCAACGGCGGCGTGACCCGCTTCGCCGACGATGTGCGCGCCGAAGCCGTCAAAAGCGCGCCCTGGAACCAATGGCAAATCGTGCTGGTGGAAGCCGACAACAAACTGCCGATGTACCTGCAAAACGGCGGCAAACCCTTCTACTACGTCGCCGAAAACCAGGACTTCCCACGCCAGGGCAACAGCGCCGCGTTCATCGCCTGGCTGGAAAAAACCAGCGGCCAGCACTTCGATCCCCAACACACGATCATCGTCGCGCAATTCACCAGGGACGACCCGACGCCGTTGGCGTATCTGGGTGCGGATCACCAGGTAATCGTCACGCAACCGGACAATGGGGAACGGTTGTTCAAGGTGCGTCAGGAGGGCAGTGTGGCGTACGTGCCGGCACGTCAATAAAGCCGAACGCCCTACCCCTTGGGCAAGCTGGCAGCATGAATAAAAGCTTCATCCAAACTGCTGGCGCCATACGCGGCCATA
Proteins encoded in this window:
- a CDS encoding glycosyltransferase family 39 protein; this encodes MTRLIPVQHRALLLLLAVTALMLLPGLGGRDLWGPETRWADIALHMLQTGDYFDPYLKGQPYYDKPLPSYWLITGLAHVLGGLGPWSLRLPSVLAAWLSVWLVYLIGERLLHKGSGLIAGWMLATTFYFMFWARVATADVLTVCGVLAAVWWYWRGPEDTRLGRYTVFFLLLALTSLFKGLIGFVLPGLVLLPHLLSEQRYKRHLNLRLLLALLIAAAVYAVPFVLSHFYGTPTYGQSGLALVFRENVVRFFDPFDHMGPIYTYLIYLPAYTLPWTPCWLLGLWLAVRHWRPTPPNVRWLVWGLGLLFVFFTASGSRRSYYVLPLVPFAQLLGAWWLHEYLLKKPAARPRWRIGFALAASLLLLILGVAYPWTNGNGGVTRFADDVRAEAVKSAPWNQWQIVLVEADNKLPMYLQNGGKPFYYVAENQDFPRQGNSAAFIAWLEKTSGQHFDPQHTIIVAQFTRDDPTPLAYLGADHQVIVTQPDNGERLFKVRQEGSVAYVPARQ